Proteins co-encoded in one Ponticoccus alexandrii genomic window:
- a CDS encoding bromoperoxidase, whose product MVGQKAKTGKRVALTVIRGGAPPRTTGALRSPVPHRPGPVELAGDMAEIFALSLLRDHPARSLADPHVETRIDRRTRFTLHELLCELRNLPWFDARHMAEAMEPAAQSSGAEGDPGHRRSLHWNGDGQLTLRTLQRCGVALPEDETGASALWREDNAGVAGPCEAVPTGDAPMSAWVAWCAGQSGAGLRVPGLSPEPIVPETPGALADALPRIPAARPFHNAALAALARGALSVSAPSACDLWTGPRLFAVMAEAERHARRMAQEQVARLDRLSRPAVTAARMTLWLAREEREAAPAHAEYRAAAEMLAEHAPGLLHWVSRANAARRGLRRRGLALFLPLAGVRSLEHTPSDTAAHAVVAGALGTLLKAVLWHAPQPLHRIGAAAPAQEVDLLMRDIARARVMSAACLPSEAFADLRLGQAIALSVLREAMERDNRSARLAFRDLDGRALVLQAHPRHFGRGFAELRAEGQPVAWPQESAPPAAHLTQVV is encoded by the coding sequence ATGGTCGGACAAAAGGCCAAAACAGGGAAGCGGGTCGCGCTGACCGTGATCCGGGGCGGGGCCCCGCCGCGCACCACCGGTGCCCTGCGGTCGCCTGTTCCGCATCGGCCCGGGCCGGTGGAACTGGCAGGCGATATGGCGGAGATCTTCGCGCTGTCGCTGCTGCGCGACCACCCGGCCAGGTCCCTTGCCGATCCGCACGTCGAAACCCGGATCGACCGCAGAACCCGATTCACCCTGCACGAGCTTCTGTGCGAATTGCGGAACCTTCCGTGGTTCGATGCCCGCCACATGGCCGAGGCGATGGAGCCTGCCGCCCAATCCTCCGGGGCGGAGGGTGATCCTGGCCATCGCCGCAGCCTTCACTGGAACGGCGATGGCCAGTTGACCCTGCGCACGTTGCAACGCTGCGGCGTGGCGCTGCCGGAGGATGAGACCGGGGCCTCTGCCCTGTGGCGCGAGGACAACGCCGGAGTGGCGGGGCCATGCGAAGCGGTGCCAACCGGAGATGCGCCGATGTCGGCTTGGGTCGCGTGGTGCGCGGGTCAAAGCGGCGCGGGGCTGCGCGTGCCGGGGTTGTCGCCCGAACCGATCGTGCCGGAGACGCCCGGGGCGCTGGCCGATGCCTTGCCCCGGATCCCGGCGGCACGGCCCTTCCACAACGCGGCACTGGCGGCGCTGGCGCGCGGGGCGTTGTCCGTCTCGGCACCCTCGGCCTGCGACCTCTGGACCGGGCCGCGCCTGTTCGCGGTGATGGCAGAGGCGGAACGCCACGCACGCCGCATGGCGCAAGAGCAGGTGGCGCGGCTGGACCGGCTGTCGCGGCCCGCGGTGACGGCGGCGCGCATGACACTGTGGCTGGCCCGAGAAGAGCGCGAGGCCGCCCCGGCCCATGCGGAATACCGCGCCGCCGCCGAGATGCTGGCCGAGCACGCGCCGGGGCTGCTGCACTGGGTCAGCCGCGCCAATGCGGCGCGTCGGGGTCTGCGGCGCCGGGGGCTTGCGCTGTTCCTGCCGCTGGCGGGCGTGCGAAGCCTGGAGCATACGCCCTCGGACACCGCCGCGCATGCGGTCGTGGCCGGTGCGCTGGGCACGCTGCTGAAAGCGGTTCTGTGGCATGCGCCGCAGCCGCTGCACCGGATCGGGGCCGCCGCCCCGGCGCAGGAGGTCGATCTGCTGATGCGCGACATCGCCCGGGCACGGGTGATGTCTGCGGCCTGCCTGCCCTCCGAGGCCTTTGCCGACCTGCGCCTTGGGCAAGCCATTGCGCTGAGCGTTCTGCGCGAGGCCATGGAGCGGGACAACCGCAGTGCCCGGCTGGCGTTCCGCGATCTCGACGGGCGCGCACTTGTGCTACAGGCCCACCCGCGCCACTTCGGACGCGGCTTTGCCGAACTGCGCGCGGAGGGCCAGCCGGTGGCATGGCCGCAGGAGAGCGCGCCGCCCGCCGCGCATCTGACGCAGGTGGTCTGA
- a CDS encoding DUF1194 domain-containing protein, with translation MRILAAALAVGLCAGMAVAQDTDLELVLLADASGSIDAGEIALQRQGYAQAITDPDVLAAIRNTAYGTIAVTYVEWAANQAVVADWRLIDGPRAADAFAAELLATPRLAYGRNAIGAALIEAVRLMDTNTHDGWRRVIDFSGDSMGNFSGPSIAEGRETALAAGVTINGLPILRPGDPGRAGGGLEALYEAHIIGGPGAFVVSANDRAAFAEAVKRKLILEISGTMPARRFAAGD, from the coding sequence ATGCGGATACTGGCAGCGGCGCTTGCAGTCGGGCTTTGCGCGGGGATGGCTGTGGCGCAGGACACGGATCTTGAACTGGTCCTGCTGGCGGATGCCTCGGGCAGCATCGACGCGGGCGAGATCGCGCTTCAGCGGCAGGGCTACGCACAGGCAATCACCGACCCCGACGTGCTGGCGGCGATCCGCAACACCGCCTACGGGACCATCGCGGTGACCTATGTCGAATGGGCCGCGAACCAGGCGGTGGTCGCGGACTGGCGCCTGATCGACGGCCCCCGGGCAGCCGACGCCTTCGCCGCCGAACTGCTGGCGACGCCGCGCCTTGCCTACGGGCGCAACGCCATCGGCGCCGCACTGATCGAAGCGGTGCGGCTGATGGACACCAACACCCACGACGGCTGGCGCCGGGTGATCGACTTCTCCGGCGACAGCATGGGCAATTTCTCGGGGCCCAGCATTGCCGAGGGGCGAGAGACCGCGCTTGCGGCAGGCGTTACGATCAACGGATTGCCGATCCTGCGCCCGGGCGACCCAGGCCGCGCCGGGGGCGGGCTGGAAGCCCTGTACGAGGCCCATATCATCGGCGGCCCCGGCGCCTTCGTCGTAAGCGCCAACGACCGCGCAGCCTTTGCCGAGGCGGTGAAGCGCAAGCTGATCCTGGAGATTTCCGGAACCATGCCGGCCCGGCGGTTCGCGGCGGGGGACTGA
- a CDS encoding CsbD family protein encodes MNWDQIQGKWTQFKGKAREEWGELTDNEIQEAKGEREQMLGLIQEKYGRTREEAERELSRWQTKLGDDPAYRDDRAL; translated from the coding sequence ATGAACTGGGACCAGATTCAAGGCAAATGGACGCAATTCAAGGGCAAGGCCCGCGAAGAATGGGGTGAGCTGACCGACAACGAGATCCAGGAGGCCAAGGGTGAGCGTGAACAGATGCTTGGCCTGATCCAGGAGAAATACGGGCGCACCCGCGAAGAAGCCGAGCGCGAGCTGTCGCGCTGGCAAACCAAGCTAGGTGACGATCCCGCCTATCGCGATGATCGCGCACTTTAG
- the parE gene encoding DNA topoisomerase IV subunit B — MADDLLHSAKEPVYDASSIEVLEGLEPVRKRPGMYIGGTDERALHHMVAEILDNSMDEAVAGHANRIEIFLHADYAIEIRDNGRGIPIDPHPKFPGKSALEVILCTLHAGGKFSGDAYETSGGLHGVGASVVNALSDSLVVQVAKNKELFEQRFSRGIPLGGVEKIGQAPNRRGTSVTFHADEEIFGHHRFKPARLFKMVRSKAYLFSGVEIRWKSEIDDGETPCEATFHFPGGLSDYLTETLGPSSTYAEAPFSGTVDFREKFNTPGKVEWAINWTPARDGFIQSYCNTVPTPEGGTHEAGFWAAILKGIRAYGELVNNRKAAQITREDLTAGGCALVSCFIREPEFVGQTKDRLATTEAQRLVENAVRDHFDNWLASNTKSAGAILDFLVLRAEERLRRRQEKETARKSATKKLRLPGKLTDCTAKNREGTELFIVEGDSAGGSAKGARNRETQALLPLKGKILNVLGAASNKLSSNAEIRDLCEALGVGLATKFNVDDLRYDKIIIMTDADVDGAHIAALLMTFFYTQMRPMIDAGHLYLACPPLYRLTQGARRVYVADDAAKEALLAKGLGGKGKIDVQRFKGLGEMDAKDLKETTMDPATRTLIRVTIDEDEPGETGDLVERLMGKKPELRFQYIQENARFVEELDV; from the coding sequence ATGGCCGACGACCTCCTTCATTCCGCCAAGGAACCTGTCTACGACGCCTCCTCCATCGAGGTGCTGGAGGGGCTGGAGCCGGTCCGCAAACGCCCCGGCATGTATATCGGCGGCACCGATGAGCGCGCCCTGCACCACATGGTGGCCGAGATCCTCGACAACTCCATGGACGAGGCCGTCGCGGGCCACGCCAACCGGATCGAGATCTTCCTCCACGCGGATTATGCCATTGAAATCAGGGACAACGGGCGCGGCATCCCGATCGACCCGCACCCCAAGTTCCCCGGCAAATCGGCGCTCGAGGTCATCCTCTGCACCCTGCACGCGGGCGGCAAGTTCTCGGGCGACGCCTATGAAACCTCGGGCGGTCTGCACGGCGTCGGCGCCTCGGTCGTCAACGCCCTGTCGGATTCGCTGGTCGTGCAGGTGGCCAAGAACAAGGAGCTCTTCGAGCAGCGATTCTCGCGCGGCATCCCCCTTGGCGGCGTCGAGAAGATCGGGCAGGCCCCGAACCGGCGCGGCACCTCTGTCACCTTCCACGCCGACGAAGAAATCTTTGGCCACCACCGCTTCAAACCCGCCCGCCTGTTCAAGATGGTGCGGTCGAAGGCCTACCTCTTCTCCGGCGTCGAGATCCGCTGGAAGTCCGAGATCGACGATGGCGAAACCCCCTGCGAGGCCACCTTCCACTTTCCCGGCGGCCTGTCGGACTACCTGACGGAAACGCTGGGTCCCTCCAGCACCTATGCCGAGGCGCCCTTTTCCGGGACCGTCGATTTCCGCGAAAAGTTCAACACCCCGGGCAAGGTCGAATGGGCCATCAACTGGACGCCTGCGCGTGACGGTTTCATCCAGAGCTATTGTAACACCGTCCCCACGCCCGAGGGCGGCACCCACGAGGCCGGGTTCTGGGCCGCGATCCTCAAGGGCATCCGCGCCTATGGCGAGTTGGTGAACAACCGCAAGGCCGCGCAGATCACCCGCGAAGACCTGACGGCGGGCGGCTGCGCGCTGGTCTCCTGCTTTATCCGAGAGCCGGAATTCGTCGGCCAGACCAAGGACCGGCTGGCCACCACAGAGGCGCAGCGGCTGGTGGAAAACGCCGTCCGCGACCACTTCGACAACTGGCTGGCCTCGAACACGAAATCCGCGGGCGCCATCCTCGACTTCCTCGTGCTGCGCGCCGAGGAACGGCTGCGCCGCCGGCAGGAAAAGGAAACCGCCCGCAAATCCGCCACCAAGAAGCTGCGCCTGCCCGGCAAGCTGACCGACTGCACCGCCAAGAACCGAGAGGGGACAGAGCTGTTCATCGTCGAGGGCGACTCGGCCGGCGGATCGGCCAAGGGCGCGCGCAACCGCGAGACGCAGGCCCTGCTGCCGCTGAAGGGCAAGATCCTCAACGTGCTGGGCGCGGCTTCGAACAAGCTGTCCTCGAACGCGGAAATCCGCGATCTCTGCGAGGCGCTGGGGGTCGGGCTGGCGACCAAGTTCAACGTCGACGACCTGCGTTACGACAAGATCATCATCATGACCGACGCCGACGTCGACGGCGCCCATATCGCCGCGCTGCTGATGACGTTCTTCTACACCCAGATGCGCCCGATGATCGACGCCGGGCACCTCTATCTTGCCTGCCCGCCGCTCTATCGCCTGACCCAGGGGGCCAGACGCGTCTACGTCGCCGACGACGCCGCGAAAGAGGCCTTGCTGGCCAAGGGGCTGGGCGGCAAGGGCAAGATCGACGTGCAGCGGTTCAAGGGCCTTGGCGAGATGGACGCCAAGGACCTCAAGGAAACGACGATGGACCCGGCGACCCGCACGCTGATCCGCGTCACCATCGACGAGGACGAACCCGGCGAAACCGGCGATCTGGTGGAGCGCCTGATGGGCAAGAAACCGGAACTGCGCTTCCAGTACATTCAGGAAAACGCGCGCTTCGTCGAGGAACTCGACGTCTGA
- a CDS encoding biosynthetic peptidoglycan transglycosylase, protein MRIRTNEAVSPRSSASVKRLLISLNRDLDKLKSRIEDNRDYDWWRHSITTKSTEISPVEATILYLEDRRFFNHRGIELRAIPRTVRRLTKGKRIGAISTIDQQVVRICTNRRERTFRRKARELFLAYALNFHCSKKEILDYYIHYCYLGYKLEGVEIAAQSLFGIRARDLNWEQSALVASLLPLPMPSTVYLTGREIAKAGARGESYIDLGEKVSPRWASRVRFRYNEALKAQEFMANILFRR, encoded by the coding sequence TTGAGAATTCGAACGAATGAAGCCGTTTCGCCTCGCTCATCCGCGAGCGTCAAACGCCTCCTAATAAGTTTAAATCGTGACCTAGACAAGTTGAAGTCCAGAATTGAAGACAACCGAGATTATGATTGGTGGAGGCATAGCATAACCACAAAAAGCACAGAAATTTCGCCGGTAGAGGCCACGATCCTTTATCTAGAGGATCGCCGCTTCTTCAACCACAGAGGAATTGAGCTCCGAGCCATACCCCGCACGGTCAGGCGCCTCACAAAGGGGAAGCGGATAGGCGCAATTAGCACAATAGATCAACAGGTGGTCAGAATTTGCACAAATCGGCGAGAGCGAACTTTCCGCCGAAAAGCGAGAGAGCTATTTCTCGCATATGCTTTGAACTTTCATTGCTCCAAGAAAGAGATATTAGATTATTATATTCACTATTGCTATTTAGGATACAAATTGGAAGGAGTTGAGATTGCCGCACAGTCTCTTTTCGGCATCCGAGCGCGAGACCTAAACTGGGAGCAGTCTGCCCTCGTTGCATCACTTTTGCCGCTGCCTATGCCCAGCACGGTATACCTGACCGGAAGGGAAATTGCGAAAGCGGGTGCAAGAGGAGAATCTTACATAGACTTAGGTGAAAAAGTCTCACCCCGCTGGGCTTCTCGAGTACGATTCCGTTACAATGAGGCGCTGAAGGCTCAAGAATTTATGGCAAACATCCTTTTCAGGAGATAA
- a CDS encoding dihydrofolate reductase, translated as MITLIAAHDRNRAIGKDGDIPWHIPEDLAMFKRETLGGALVMGRRTWESLPVKPLKNRLNIVVSRDKGLTEHVVGSVAEAVALAQTEGYFRIYGIGGQSIYEEMLPMAHRLLLTEVDTEVEGADTWFPEIGSGWGNCAVQSIGRECILVERGRSLTQEDQT; from the coding sequence ATGATCACGCTCATCGCCGCCCACGACCGCAACCGCGCCATCGGCAAGGACGGGGACATCCCGTGGCACATCCCCGAGGACCTCGCCATGTTCAAGCGCGAGACGCTGGGCGGCGCGCTGGTGATGGGCCGCCGGACGTGGGAGAGCCTGCCCGTCAAACCCCTGAAGAACCGCCTGAACATCGTGGTCTCGCGGGACAAAGGGCTGACCGAGCATGTGGTGGGGTCGGTCGCAGAGGCCGTGGCGCTGGCCCAGACCGAGGGCTATTTCCGGATCTACGGCATCGGCGGGCAGAGCATCTACGAAGAGATGCTCCCCATGGCCCACCGCCTGCTGCTGACCGAGGTCGACACGGAGGTCGAGGGCGCGGATACGTGGTTCCCGGAGATTGGGAGCGGGTGGGGGAACTGTGCAGTGCAAAGTATTGGACGGGAATGCATTCTTGTTGAGAGAGGTCGAAGCTTAACGCAGGAGGATCAGACTTGA
- a CDS encoding TAXI family TRAP transporter solute-binding subunit, which produces MTYLKTALRGTLLASVVTVGATGAMAQNFVNVLTGGTSGVYYPLGVGLSNIYAENIDKVRTQVQSTKASVENLNLLQDGRGEIAFSLGDSVAAAWEGNAEAGFPEKLDKLRGIAAIYPNYVQLVALAEAGATSLNDLPGKAVSVGAPASGTELNARAIMGAAGMSYDDLGKTEYLPFAESVELMKNRQLDATLQSAGLGVASIRDLSTSVDITVLEIPASIAETLGAPYQAAVIPAGTYEGQDADVPTVAISNYLITHSDVSDELAYEMTKQLFENLETLVSSHQAAAQITLKGALDGMPIPLHPGAERFYKEQGLID; this is translated from the coding sequence ATGACCTATCTCAAGACCGCGCTGCGCGGCACGCTTCTGGCATCCGTCGTCACCGTCGGCGCCACCGGCGCCATGGCGCAGAACTTCGTCAACGTGCTGACCGGCGGCACGTCCGGCGTCTACTATCCGCTCGGCGTCGGGCTGTCGAACATCTACGCCGAGAACATCGACAAGGTGCGCACGCAGGTGCAATCCACCAAGGCCTCTGTCGAGAACCTCAACCTGCTGCAGGACGGCCGGGGCGAGATCGCCTTCTCGCTGGGCGACAGCGTTGCGGCGGCCTGGGAAGGCAACGCCGAGGCGGGCTTCCCCGAGAAGCTGGACAAGCTGCGCGGGATCGCGGCGATCTACCCGAACTACGTGCAGCTCGTGGCGCTGGCCGAAGCTGGCGCGACCTCGCTGAACGACCTGCCGGGCAAGGCGGTGTCGGTGGGCGCGCCCGCCTCGGGGACGGAACTGAACGCGCGCGCGATCATGGGCGCGGCGGGGATGTCCTACGACGACCTCGGCAAGACCGAGTACCTGCCCTTCGCCGAGTCGGTGGAACTGATGAAGAACCGCCAGCTGGATGCCACGCTGCAGTCGGCGGGGCTGGGCGTGGCCTCGATCCGCGACCTCTCGACCTCGGTGGACATCACCGTGCTGGAGATCCCGGCAAGCATCGCCGAGACGCTGGGCGCGCCCTACCAGGCGGCGGTGATCCCGGCGGGCACCTACGAGGGGCAGGACGCAGACGTGCCGACGGTGGCGATCTCGAACTACCTGATCACGCATTCGGACGTCTCGGACGAGCTGGCCTACGAGATGACCAAGCAGCTCTTCGAGAACCTCGAGACGCTGGTCTCCTCCCATCAGGCGGCGGCGCAGATCACGCTGAAGGGGGCGCTGGACGGCATGCCGATCCCGCTGCACCCGGGCGCAGAGCGCTTCTACAAGGAGCAGGGGCTGATCGACTGA
- a CDS encoding TRAP transporter permease: protein MSDIATPPEPAESHGVSFPEGALGRTLFWVAVVFSLFQIATAAHLIDMASQIVRAIHVGFLMALTFPLMAYARPRGPAVKALAWGLAVAAVLVAVYQWVEYKDLILRAGRPTDLDIIMGVVALVTVFAAAYWMMGIALPIIAGAFLLYCLFGQHLPYPLDHRGYDFEQVIDHMAYGTEGIYGIPIYVSSTYIFLFILFGSFLERAGMIQLFTDVSMGLFGHRQGGAAKVSVVSSGLMGTISGSGVANVVTTGQFTIPLMKRFGYRAAFAGGVESTASMGGQIMPPVMGAVAFIMAETLDVPYVEVVKAALVPAILYFASAFWIVHLEAGKHALRGLPKEGLPSPLKAIKDGWMLLVPLGVLVYLLFGGYTPLFAGTVGLGLTVLLILGGTIVLGLPSTVFRTVFWIGLGLVTAAFLQFGTNVLFAAIVALLIWCALSKGGRETLGLIRDSLAEGARTALPVGVACALVGVIIGTMTLTGAANTFGQFIVAIGQENLFLSLVLTMVTCIFLGMGIPTIPNYIITSSIAGPALLDLGVPLIVSHMFVFYFGILADLTPPVALACFAAAPIAKANGLRISMEAIKVAAAGFVIPFMAVYTPVLMLQPGGPLAEAIGFWPAVAYVVFKTVGSIALWGVAVIGWCGHPLGWPVRLLAMGAAFTLIASVPMTDEIGFALAAATAGLIWLTGKRVARA from the coding sequence ATGTCCGATATCGCCACCCCGCCGGAACCGGCGGAGAGCCATGGTGTGAGCTTTCCCGAGGGCGCGCTGGGCCGCACCCTGTTCTGGGTCGCCGTGGTGTTCTCGCTGTTCCAGATCGCCACCGCCGCGCATCTGATCGACATGGCCAGCCAGATCGTGCGCGCCATCCACGTCGGTTTCCTGATGGCGCTGACCTTTCCGCTGATGGCCTACGCGCGGCCCCGCGGGCCCGCGGTCAAGGCGCTGGCTTGGGGGCTGGCGGTCGCTGCCGTGCTGGTCGCGGTCTACCAGTGGGTCGAGTACAAGGACCTGATCCTGCGCGCCGGCCGGCCCACGGATCTCGATATCATCATGGGCGTCGTGGCGCTGGTGACGGTCTTTGCCGCCGCCTACTGGATGATGGGCATCGCGCTGCCGATCATCGCGGGCGCCTTCCTGCTCTACTGCCTCTTCGGGCAGCATCTGCCCTATCCGCTGGATCATCGCGGCTATGACTTCGAGCAGGTGATCGACCACATGGCCTACGGGACCGAAGGCATCTACGGCATCCCGATCTATGTCTCCTCGACCTATATCTTCCTCTTCATCCTCTTCGGCTCCTTCCTCGAACGGGCCGGGATGATCCAGCTTTTTACCGATGTCTCCATGGGCCTCTTCGGGCACCGGCAGGGTGGCGCGGCCAAGGTGTCGGTCGTCTCGTCGGGGCTGATGGGCACGATCTCGGGCTCCGGCGTAGCCAATGTCGTGACCACCGGGCAATTCACCATTCCGCTGATGAAGCGCTTCGGCTACCGCGCGGCCTTTGCGGGGGGCGTGGAGAGCACCGCCTCGATGGGCGGGCAGATCATGCCCCCCGTCATGGGCGCCGTGGCCTTCATCATGGCAGAGACGCTGGATGTTCCTTATGTCGAGGTCGTCAAGGCTGCGCTGGTGCCCGCGATCCTGTATTTCGCCTCGGCCTTCTGGATCGTGCATCTGGAGGCGGGCAAGCACGCGCTGCGCGGCCTGCCGAAAGAGGGCCTGCCCTCGCCGCTGAAGGCGATCAAGGACGGCTGGATGCTGCTGGTGCCGCTGGGCGTGCTCGTCTACCTGCTGTTCGGAGGCTACACGCCGCTCTTCGCCGGGACCGTGGGCCTTGGCCTGACGGTGCTTCTGATCCTTGGCGGGACCATCGTGCTGGGCCTGCCCTCGACGGTGTTCCGGACGGTCTTCTGGATCGGGCTCGGCCTCGTCACGGCGGCCTTCCTGCAATTCGGGACCAACGTGCTCTTCGCCGCCATCGTGGCGCTGCTGATCTGGTGCGCCCTGTCCAAGGGCGGGCGCGAGACGCTGGGCCTGATCCGCGACAGTCTGGCCGAGGGTGCCCGCACGGCGCTGCCGGTGGGTGTGGCCTGCGCGCTGGTGGGCGTGATCATCGGGACCATGACGCTGACCGGGGCGGCCAACACCTTTGGCCAGTTCATCGTCGCCATCGGGCAGGAGAACCTCTTCCTGTCGCTGGTGCTGACCATGGTCACCTGCATCTTCCTCGGCATGGGGATCCCGACGATCCCCAACTACATCATCACCTCGTCGATCGCGGGACCGGCGCTGCTGGACCTCGGCGTGCCGCTGATCGTCAGCCACATGTTCGTCTTCTACTTCGGCATCCTCGCGGACCTGACGCCGCCGGTGGCGCTGGCCTGCTTCGCCGCCGCCCCCATCGCCAAGGCGAACGGGCTGCGCATCTCGATGGAGGCGATCAAGGTCGCGGCGGCGGGCTTCGTAATCCCCTTCATGGCGGTCTACACGCCGGTCCTGATGCTGCAACCGGGCGGGCCCTTGGCCGAGGCCATCGGCTTCTGGCCGGCGGTGGCCTACGTGGTGTTCAAGACCGTGGGGTCCATCGCGCTCTGGGGCGTGGCGGTGATCGGCTGGTGCGGGCATCCGCTGGGCTGGCCGGTGCGGCTGCTGGCGATGGGCGCGGCCTTCACGCTGATCGCCTCGGTGCCCATGACGGACGAGATCGGCTTTGCGCTGGCCGCAGCCACGGCGGGTCTGATCTGGCTGACCGGAAAGCGGGTGGCGCGGGCATGA
- a CDS encoding DUF1850 domain-containing protein, with product MSALCLGAVAIAMAPQFTLSWTHSVERVTWRETWAVEDSGLRLVEGAVQGSGAGMEPGEGARLKDRWWVWEGQVTVPALVLAASGATVSGWTLCAEGTCWVLGTAEAAPLRLAPCAAHAGSSAGATPVAE from the coding sequence ATGAGCGCGCTCTGCCTCGGCGCCGTGGCGATTGCCATGGCGCCGCAGTTCACCCTGTCATGGACCCATTCCGTCGAGCGGGTGACATGGCGCGAGACATGGGCCGTCGAGGACAGCGGCCTGCGGCTGGTCGAGGGAGCGGTGCAGGGATCGGGCGCCGGGATGGAACCGGGCGAGGGCGCGCGCCTCAAGGACCGCTGGTGGGTCTGGGAGGGCCAAGTGACCGTGCCCGCCCTCGTGCTGGCGGCCTCGGGCGCGACGGTGTCGGGCTGGACGCTTTGTGCCGAGGGCACCTGCTGGGTGCTGGGCACGGCGGAGGCGGCGCCCCTGCGGCTGGCGCCCTGCGCGGCGCACGCGGGGAGTTCCGCAGGCGCGACGCCCGTGGCAGAGTAG
- a CDS encoding sensor histidine kinase, whose amino-acid sequence MTARRHRAFWPCLVLVAVLAAGGAGLAAWQVAKAGLAERVDRALVLTARTLEAEIERYRYLPSVALEDPRIRAAVTYPQSAERIGTANRALEVAARQSGADELYLLDETGTAIASSNWRDETSFVGENYAFRPYFSDAMAGGSGRFYAVGVTTGEPGYFMASRVTVAERPAVVVVKIDLRPLQETWVDAGDMLTVADGFGVIILSGQPRWVYRPLVPLTEEARAAIAAQRVFAGVPVADRAPVLHEAGQTVMTVGGEGRLLRRQDLPGDGWVLLGSGALTPALRLAWGVAAAVLLSALALGALAQTWWQRRRMVAMRLRQGALLEARVAERTQALAREIEERQRTEDDLRAAQDALVHSEKMAALGRMSAAIVHEISQPLAAMEATLAATLLSGKVTDDFAVSRIEKARSHIRRMLRTIRHLKSFSRKEGGERRPVAVDTVVRSALELVGPRAGDCGVVIGFAPRGPGPVILAGEVRLEQVLVNLLMNALDAVADRPAPAVRVERRVSGGSVQIAVVDNGPGIPSSLMARVTEPFFSTKQTGESLGLGLSISRTIVEEFGGRLTLSEAPGGGTRAVLTFDTMAGERVAAE is encoded by the coding sequence ATGACCGCGCGCCGCCACCGGGCCTTCTGGCCATGCCTCGTGCTTGTCGCCGTGCTGGCGGCGGGCGGGGCGGGGCTTGCCGCGTGGCAGGTGGCCAAGGCGGGGCTGGCAGAGCGGGTCGACCGTGCACTGGTGCTGACCGCGCGCACGCTGGAGGCGGAGATAGAGCGCTACCGCTACCTGCCCTCGGTGGCGCTGGAAGACCCGCGCATCCGCGCCGCCGTGACCTATCCGCAAAGCGCCGAGCGCATCGGCACCGCGAACCGAGCGCTGGAGGTGGCGGCCCGCCAGTCCGGCGCGGACGAGCTGTACCTGCTGGACGAGACCGGCACGGCCATCGCATCCAGCAACTGGCGCGACGAGACCAGCTTCGTCGGCGAGAACTATGCCTTCCGGCCCTATTTCTCCGATGCCATGGCGGGCGGCTCGGGGCGGTTCTACGCCGTCGGCGTGACCACCGGAGAGCCGGGGTATTTCATGGCCTCGCGGGTCACGGTCGCGGAACGTCCGGCGGTGGTGGTGGTAAAGATCGACCTGCGCCCCCTGCAGGAGACATGGGTGGACGCGGGCGACATGCTGACCGTGGCGGACGGCTTTGGCGTCATCATCCTGTCGGGTCAGCCGCGCTGGGTCTATCGCCCGCTTGTGCCATTGACGGAGGAGGCGCGCGCCGCCATCGCCGCGCAGCGTGTCTTTGCCGGGGTGCCGGTGGCCGACCGCGCGCCGGTGCTGCACGAGGCCGGGCAGACGGTCATGACCGTGGGCGGCGAGGGCCGGCTGCTGCGGCGGCAGGACCTGCCGGGCGACGGCTGGGTGCTTTTGGGCAGCGGCGCGCTGACGCCCGCGCTGCGTCTGGCATGGGGCGTGGCGGCGGCGGTGCTGCTGTCGGCGCTGGCGCTTGGGGCGCTGGCGCAGACGTGGTGGCAGCGCCGGCGCATGGTGGCGATGCGGCTGCGGCAAGGCGCCCTGCTGGAGGCACGCGTGGCCGAGCGGACGCAGGCGCTGGCCCGCGAGATCGAAGAGCGCCAGCGCACAGAGGACGACCTGCGCGCGGCGCAGGACGCGCTGGTGCATTCCGAGAAGATGGCGGCGCTGGGGCGCATGTCGGCGGCCATCGTGCACGAGATCAGCCAGCCTCTGGCGGCGATGGAGGCGACGCTGGCTGCCACCCTGCTGTCGGGCAAGGTGACGGACGACTTCGCGGTCTCTCGGATCGAGAAGGCGCGCAGCCACATCCGTCGGATGCTGCGGACGATCCGCCACCTCAAGAGCTTCTCGCGCAAGGAGGGCGGCGAGCGGCGGCCCGTGGCGGTGGACACGGTGGTGCGCTCGGCGCTGGAACTGGTCGGGCCGCGTGCGGGCGATTGCGGTGTGGTGATCGGCTTTGCGCCGCGGGGACCCGGGCCGGTGATCCTTGCGGGCGAGGTGCGGCTGGAACAGGTTCTGGTGAACCTGCTGATGAACGCGCTGGACGCCGTGGCGGACCGCCCCGCGCCCGCCGTGCGGGTCGAGCGCCGGGTAAGCGGCGGTTCGGTGCAAATCGCGGTGGTGGACAACGGTCCGGGCATCCCCTCGTCGCTGATGGCGCGGGTGACAGAACCCTTCTTCAGCACCAAGCAGACCGGCGAGAGCCTTGGCCTTGGCCTGTCGATCTCGCGCACCATCGTAGAGGAATTCGGCGGTCGGTTGACCCTGTCCGAGGCCCCCGGTGGCGGCACGCGGGCGGTGCTGACCTTCGACACCATGGCCGGTGAACGGGTGGCGGCGGAATGA